ATCGTCGTTGGAGGGAGCTATGTCGGGTTGGAGTTTGCGCAGATGTATCGCCGCTTCGGCGCTGAGGTAACGGTAGTCGAGCGCAAGCCGCGGCTTGTGCCCAGTGAGGATGAAGACATCTCTTCCGGCGTTCAGGAGATCCTGGAGTCCGAGGGGATTCAGCTTCGCCTTGACGCGAACTGTATTCGGCTCGAAAACGATGGCGAAGAAGTAGCGGTTGGGCTTGATTGTCTTGAGGGCCAACCTAAGGTGGTAGGGTCGCGCATACTTCTTGCGGTTGGAAGGCAACCAAATACCGACGATCTCGGATTATCAGCTGCTGGCGTGCGGACCGATGAACGCGGCTACATCACAGTAGACGATCAACTGCGAACTTCTGTTGTGGGAATCTGGGCGCTTGGAGATTGTAATGGTAGAGGAGCTTTTACTCACACCTCGTACAACGACTTTGAGATCGTCGCGGATAATCTTCTCGAGAATGGCTCGCGCCGCGTAAGTGATCGTATCCCTGTGAGTGCCCTTTACATTGACCCTCCCTTGGCGCAGGTTGGCCTTACTGAAAAGCAGGTGCGAGCGAGTAGGCGCGCGGCATTGATTGGAACTCGTCCGATGACGAAGATTGGCCGGGCCGTGGAAAAAGGAGAGTCGCAGGGTTTCATGAAGGTGCTGGTGGACGCAGAGAGCAAGAAGATTCTGGGAGCTTCCATTTTGGGCACTGGCGGTGACGAGGCTATTCATTGCATCTTGAGCACGATGTACGCAGGCGCTCCGTATACAACCCTCTCGCGCGCGGTCCACATTCATCCAACGGTTTCGGAGCTTATTCCTACGATGCTTCAATCGATGACGCCGCTCCGATGAATGCCATTGAGGGTGTCTCCAGCTCTGAAAAATGCTAAAACTATAAGCCATGACTACACGCCAGTTGCTGACGCCTCGAGAAGCATCCCGCATTCTAGGGGTGAGCTACCCGACGATCAAACAATGGATCTTGAGCGGAAAGCTAAAGACCGTTCAAACGCCCGGTGGGCATCATCGGCTGTCAGAGGCTGCTTTGAAGCCTTTTTTGGTCAAAGACCAGATGAAGCCCGCGACCGAATCCCGTCAACGCTATCGACGGGTCAGCGGTAGAAATCAACTTGCAGGCAAAGTTGTGAGCATCCACGTAGAAGGTCTTCTCGCCGAGGTTGTCCTCTCTGTAGGAGACGCACACTTGACTGCGATCATCACGGCGAACGCGGTTAATGAGCTTCAGCTGAAAAAAGGAGATCTTGCGGCTGCTCTCATCAAGTCGACTGACGTGATGATTGAGCGCCTCGACGATCCCTTGTAAAACGCAACCGGCGCCTGTCAATGCAGGCGAATCGTTTGACTATACGATTTGAATCGACTAACTTCGTAATATATTCGAGCAAAACACGTGCGGGAAGACCAGGCTCAGCTCGGCTGTTCACGCTAATCCTCAGGCCCCCGGACGCACCCCAAAAGCTGCGTTCTCAGGAGCGGATTTCATGAAGCTTCATCGTCTTTCTTGTGCTCTTTTCCTTCTTGTCCTAATCGATGGAGCAGTAGCCTCCGCTCAAATCGCAGCTGATCTGAAGGGCCGCGTCTTCGATCCCTCTGGCGCCGCGATCGCAAATGCGCCAGTTGAACTCGTCGAGTCTTCGACAAACCTGCATCGGTCCACGACGACTTCCAGTTCAGGGGATTATCTTTTCATCCACCTCAATCCGGGCTCTTACCGCGTGGAGGTAAAAGCACCCGGATTCAAGGGTCTGAATCGCGAGGGTGTCACTGTCATTGTCGGACAGACGGTGAGCCTTGATCTGACGCTGAGTCCTGGAGGCGATCCACAGAGTGTAACAGTCAACAGCGATGCTGCTCTTCTACAGGCGGAGACCAGCAACATTCAGACCAATATCTCTGGCGCTTTTGTTGCCGCAGTTCCGCTCAATACGAGAAATTTCATTCAACTGACGACATTGGCACCCGGCGTCGCATTGCCCCCTGGCACATTGCTTCCCCGCATCAATGGGGGCCGGCCGCGGACCAATGAATACATCTACGACGGCATCTCCGCTCTGCAGCCTGAGCCGGGCCAGGTTGCGTTCTTCCCTATTCTCGATGACGTTGCGGAGTTCACGATCGAAGCCAACAACGTGCCTGCGGAGTTTGGCCGCTTCAACGGCGGCGTGGTGAATGTTGCGACGCGGTCAGGCTCCAACGAAATACATGGCAGTCTGTTTGAATATCTCCGCAATGAAGATCTTAATGCTCGAAACTACTTCGCGCCTGTGGGACGCAAACCTGAGTATCGTCGAAACCTTTACGGTGCCACACTCGGGGCGCCCATTCTTCACGACCGCCTCTTTTTCTTTGGCGACTATCAGGGAGTGAAGCAGCTCATCGGCCGCACGCTCACCTCCACAATTCCTACCAACAATGAGCGCAAAGGTATCTTCACTGGCGTCTCGAAGATCTACAACCCAGCTACGACTACCATTGTCAACGGAAAGAACGTTCGGCAGGAGTTTCCTGGCGACGTAATCAACATACCGCTCGATCCCGCCGCGGAGGCTCTTCTTGCGCGCTTCCCAATCCCCACCAACAAAAATGCGGCCAACAACTACAGCCGTACGGCAAACGATGCGGACCATCAGAATCAGTTCGACGTTCGCGTCGATGGAGCCTACGGATCTCGCGACCACGCCTTTGGCCGCTACACGTATTACAACGAAGTCGAGCAGCCCGTTACCCCTTTGCCTGATGGGAGTGGCTTGATCAGTGGAGCAGCACTCGGAACGGGAGGTGTGCCAGGACTTTCAAATGTTCGAGGGCAGCAAGCCGTTGCCAGCGAAACCCACATCTTTTCGTCCCGGCTGGTCAACAACCTCACTGGTGGCTACACTCGTCGGAGCAACAACATCATCGGTCCTGACCTCAGTGACACTGCATCAGCCGCGCTCGGCATTCCCGGTATCCCCTCCAATGCAGCATTCAATAATGCCCTTCCGTTGTTTACCTTCACTGGCTTCCAGCAGCTTGGTACCTCTGCGAGCACCTTCGCGAACTTCCAAACTGCGGTATGGCAGGTAGTCGACACGGCTGTCTACACTCGCGGCGCCCATGCTATTAAAGCCGGCATCGACTTCCGCTGGTATCAGCTCAACACCGTCTCACCGCCTAACCCGACGGGGTCATTCGCCTTCACCACTACTGGAACCAATCAACAAGGCGTAACAAACAGCGGCAACTCCATCGCCAGCTTTTTACTCGGCCAGGTTGATACCTTCCAGATTGATCTTCAACAGGCCAAAATTCGCCCTCGGGACTATATTGAAGAATTTTTTTTACAGGATGATTGGAAGGCCTCTAACCGCCTCACACTCAATATTGGAGCGCGCTGGACTCTTCATCATCCTTCTACTGAAAAAAACAATCAGGGAGCTATCTTCAATCTTGCGACTCAACAGCTTGACTATGTCGGCGTTGATGGAAATTCGCGAA
The nucleotide sequence above comes from Tunturibacter empetritectus. Encoded proteins:
- a CDS encoding carboxypeptidase-like regulatory domain-containing protein is translated as MKLHRLSCALFLLVLIDGAVASAQIAADLKGRVFDPSGAAIANAPVELVESSTNLHRSTTTSSSGDYLFIHLNPGSYRVEVKAPGFKGLNREGVTVIVGQTVSLDLTLSPGGDPQSVTVNSDAALLQAETSNIQTNISGAFVAAVPLNTRNFIQLTTLAPGVALPPGTLLPRINGGRPRTNEYIYDGISALQPEPGQVAFFPILDDVAEFTIEANNVPAEFGRFNGGVVNVATRSGSNEIHGSLFEYLRNEDLNARNYFAPVGRKPEYRRNLYGATLGAPILHDRLFFFGDYQGVKQLIGRTLTSTIPTNNERKGIFTGVSKIYNPATTTIVNGKNVRQEFPGDVINIPLDPAAEALLARFPIPTNKNAANNYSRTANDADHQNQFDVRVDGAYGSRDHAFGRYTYYNEVEQPVTPLPDGSGLISGAALGTGGVPGLSNVRGQQAVASETHIFSSRLVNNLTGGYTRRSNNIIGPDLSDTASAALGIPGIPSNAAFNNALPLFTFTGFQQLGTSASTFANFQTAVWQVVDTAVYTRGAHAIKAGIDFRWYQLNTVSPPNPTGSFAFTTTGTNQQGVTNSGNSIASFLLGQVDTFQIDLQQAKIRPRDYIEEFFLQDDWKASNRLTLNIGARWTLHHPSTEKNNQGAIFNLATQQLDYVGVDGNSRSARELHYDNVAPRVGFTYLATEKTVIRSGFGIVFIDQSGITTPFTVPQFPFIQSVTQKTQDSVNAAFALSHGPSVAPIPLTPNAGLGQSVYTADRTAGSGYVQQWNLAVQRAVTNNLSVEVAYVGSNIIHVGIPDSNLNQLTADQLAQGPSLLTPVTNPYFGQLPPSSSLNTKNIAAAQLIKPYPRFQNVATYRHNSGTTNYNAIEVKAEQRLSRGLSFLFAYTHSKLIDDASSVFSSTVLSSPNTSSLIAADTFRPYLERDSSSGDMPNVTSFSGIYDLPAGRNHRFASTGVGNALLGGWSLNTILSLQSGMPVTVTQATNNNSFAGFSLQRPNIVGNPKLSGNQRSPAHYFNTAAFATAPQFTIGTASRNPVRGPAYRDLDISLIKRTRMVEKADLEFRAEMFNVTNTPEFSQPNGSFGSAAFGTITSTTTDPRVVQFAIRLSR
- a CDS encoding TOBE domain-containing protein — protein: MTTRQLLTPREASRILGVSYPTIKQWILSGKLKTVQTPGGHHRLSEAALKPFLVKDQMKPATESRQRYRRVSGRNQLAGKVVSIHVEGLLAEVVLSVGDAHLTAIITANAVNELQLKKGDLAAALIKSTDVMIERLDDPL
- a CDS encoding FAD-containing oxidoreductase, which produces MRQDFDAIIIGAGQAGPSLAGRLTQAGWKVAFVERKLFGGTCVNVGCTPTKAMVASAHAAHIARRGGDFGVVRDEPVRVDMKKVLARKNAIVMKSRTSVEGWLRGMERCTVFTGTARFESPNEIRVGEEVLHAKSIFLNVGGRSAVPDMPGIGKVPFLTSTTILDLDELPQHLIVVGGSYVGLEFAQMYRRFGAEVTVVERKPRLVPSEDEDISSGVQEILESEGIQLRLDANCIRLENDGEEVAVGLDCLEGQPKVVGSRILLAVGRQPNTDDLGLSAAGVRTDERGYITVDDQLRTSVVGIWALGDCNGRGAFTHTSYNDFEIVADNLLENGSRRVSDRIPVSALYIDPPLAQVGLTEKQVRASRRAALIGTRPMTKIGRAVEKGESQGFMKVLVDAESKKILGASILGTGGDEAIHCILSTMYAGAPYTTLSRAVHIHPTVSELIPTMLQSMTPLR